Proteins co-encoded in one Malus sylvestris chromosome 9, drMalSylv7.2, whole genome shotgun sequence genomic window:
- the LOC126583551 gene encoding RING-H2 finger protein ATL46-like translates to MIPRMAEGKDLRWFSGHTHLKMSWVQHQIQVKDGYLSYPPPFSLQSSPPYAGTFRSESNSNPSPPSSSGSRISPALLFIIVILAVLFFISGLLHLLVRFLTKHPSSSASSQSNRYPEMSTADVLQRQLQQLFHLHDSGLDQAFIDALPVFQYRDIVGAKEPFDCSVCLCEFTEKDKLRLLPTCNHAFHINCIDTWLLSNSTCPLCRSTLFNPEYSVENPIFDFDDYREEEGYPGNGENRFASRQKTMDIEEIVVDKGILPVRLGKFRKVDAEVGETGGGEGSSSRLDARRCFSMGSYQYVLNDSELRVPLSNDQQGRNVKPTRGIENNGNLSIDSDMEGKKISSVTKGESYSVSKIWLWSKKGKFSSSTDTQMGMPSSLNTDLPWMNRTQPE, encoded by the coding sequence ATGATACCTCGAATGGCAGAGGGGAAAGATCTTAGATGGTTTTCTGGGCACACTCATTTGAAGATGTCTTGGGTTCAGCATCAAATCCAGGTTAAAGATGGTTATTTGAGCTACCCTCCTCCTTTTTCTCTTCAATCTTCACCCCCGTATGCTGGAACTTTTCGTAGTGAATCGAACTCGAATCCATCACCACCGTCATCATCCGGTTCAAGAATTAGTCCTGCTTTGCTTTTTATAATAGTGATTCTGGCTGTGCTGTTTTTCATCTCCGGTTTGCTCCACCTGCTCGTTCGATTCCTTACTAAGCACCCGTCTTCCTCAGCTTCTTCTCAGTCTAATCGGTACCCAGAAATGTCTACTGCTGATGTTCTTCAGAGACAGCTGCAGCAGCTCTTCCACCTTCATGATTCTGGTCTAGATCAAGCATTTATCGACGCTCTTCCTGTTTTCCAGTATCGTGATATTGTGGGTGCGAAAGAGCCGTTCGATTGTTCTGTTTGCCTTTGTGAGTTTACCGAGAAGGACAAGCTCAGATTGCTCCCTACGTGTAACCATGCTTTCCATATCAACTGTATAGATACTTGGCTACTGTCAAATTCAACATGTCCTCTTTGTAGGAGTACCCTTTTTAATCCCGAGTACTCGGTTGAAAACCCAATTTTTGATTTTGATGACtatagagaagaagaagggtatCCTGGTAATGGAGAAAACAGGTTCGCTTCAAGGCAAAAAACCATGGACATTGAGGAAATTGTTGTCGATAAGGGGATCTTGCCTGTGAGACTCGGCAAATTTAGAAAGGTAGATGCTGAGGTAGGGGAGACGGGAGGAGGAGAGGGTAGTAGCAGTAGATTGGATGCAAGAAGATGTTTTTCAATGGGTTCGTATCAGTATGTGCTTAATGATTCAGAACTTCGGGTTCCCTTATCAAATGATCAACAAGGCCGCAATGTAAAGCCAACAAGAGGGATAGAAAACAATGGTAATCTTTCAATTGATAGTGACATGGAGGGAAAGAAGATCAGCAGTGTGACTAAGGGTGAAAGCTATTCTGTTTCCAAGATCTGGCTCTGGTCGAAGAAGGGCAAGTTTTCAAGCTCGACAGATACACAGATGGGCATGCCTTCGTCTCTTAACACAGACTTGCCATGGATGAATAGAACGCAACCAGAATGA
- the LOC126583562 gene encoding uncharacterized protein LOC126583562, with product MASKIAYDAVPNPKTDSAAESDDGEELMLARRSGCCFWIPCFGSEPSSPDGSWERIRSTGDYEGLWWNRGWKKIREWSELLAGPKWKTFIRRFNKNNPRRSVKFQYDPMSYALNFDEGPGQNGNLSDDYLYKDFSCRYASIPASAKSSMDLSNDSPSLT from the coding sequence ATGGCATCAAAAATAGCGTACGATGCCGTTCCGAATCCGAAAACGGACTCCGCCGCGGAATCCGATGACGGTGAGGAATTGATGCTCGCGAGGAGAAGCGGGTGCTGTTTCTGGATCCCTTGCTTTGGATCCGAACCCTCCTCTCCCGACGGGTCGTGGGAGCGGATCCGTTCCACCGGCGACTACGAGGGTCTGTGGTGGAACCGCGGCTGGAAGAAGATCCGGGAGTGGTCGGAGCTCCTCGCGGGTCCCAAGTGGAAGACCTTCATCCGGCGGTTCAACAAAAACAACCCCAGGCGGTCCGTGAAATTCCAATACGACCCCATGAGTTACGCCCTCAACTTCGACGAAGGACCGGGGCAGAACGGTAATTTGAGTGATGATTATTTGTACAAGGATTTCTCGTGCCGGTACGCGTCAATTCCGGCGTCGGCCAAGTCGTCGATGGATTTGAGTAACGACTCACCCTCCTTGACGTGA